The proteins below are encoded in one region of Pseudomonas putida NBRC 14164:
- a CDS encoding penicillin acylase family protein, with protein sequence MAAPAFPPFRLRFATAATLLGMLGLAGCQTGGHQDSVPPTSGVQPLKGLAQNVSIRRNAMGAPLIESSSFHDALFSLGYVHAGDRIEQMVAMRLLAQGRLAELAGSDALDIDRLMRAANLKQSAAQQYADASPRLKRFFEVYARGVNAYLFRYRDKLPADLANSGYRPEYWKPEDSALIFCLYAFSQSVNLQEELSALTLAQKAGSDKLAWLLPGAPDEPLAETEVDKLKGLNLASQLPGLPALAAASQKLADLDLLGSPGSANLALGPQRSRSGKSLLASDSRAAWALSPVQIHTGKYQVAGLSLPGLPIVLAGYNGKLAWSSSAVMADNQDLYLEQLRRQGSQLTYLADGKWLPARARSETFFVRGQRPLREVMYDTRHGTLLAQPDNASLGLALNLPQFKGDRSLDALFDLTRAKNVERAFDSTREVTAAALNFVFAEPDHIGWQVSGRYPNRREGQGLLPSPGWDGRYDWDGYADPMLHPYDQDPPAGWIGHANQRSLPRGYGMQLSSTWYYPERAERLAQLAGNGRHDSRSLMALQNDQVTLLAAKLKQMFDAPGMAQPLKQAIDTLPAAQRDKAKDALARLKAFDGRLSPVSADAALYELFLQEVARQTFLDDLGPESGPAWQAFVSNARLSFSAQADHLLGRDDSPFWDDRSTPQKEDKPTILARSLAGAVDAGNAQLGADRRAWQWGKLHQYRWPAPAYHGLGDATSRSPLAAGGDFTTLALTPYAWGSDFDTRLPASARMIVDFGQAEPLQVLTSSGQSGNPASAHYSDGLDAWFKGRFMSLPLQPQNFARAYGNPRLTLVPGK encoded by the coding sequence ATGGCCGCCCCCGCCTTTCCTCCCTTCCGCCTGCGGTTTGCAACCGCCGCCACGCTGCTCGGCATGCTCGGGCTGGCCGGCTGCCAGACGGGCGGCCACCAGGACAGCGTGCCACCGACCAGCGGCGTGCAGCCGCTCAAAGGCCTGGCGCAGAACGTCTCGATCCGCCGCAACGCCATGGGCGCGCCATTGATCGAAAGCAGCAGCTTCCATGATGCGCTGTTCAGCCTGGGCTACGTGCACGCGGGCGACCGTATCGAACAGATGGTCGCCATGCGCCTGCTCGCCCAAGGCCGCCTGGCCGAACTGGCCGGCAGCGACGCGCTGGACATCGACCGCCTGATGCGCGCTGCCAACCTCAAGCAGAGCGCCGCCCAGCAATACGCCGACGCATCGCCACGGCTCAAGCGCTTCTTCGAAGTATATGCGCGCGGGGTCAACGCCTACCTGTTCCGCTACCGCGACAAGCTGCCGGCCGACCTTGCCAACAGCGGCTATCGCCCCGAGTACTGGAAGCCCGAAGACTCGGCGCTGATCTTCTGCCTGTACGCGTTCAGCCAGTCGGTGAACCTGCAGGAAGAACTGAGCGCCCTGACCCTGGCGCAGAAAGCCGGCAGCGACAAGCTGGCCTGGTTGCTGCCCGGAGCACCGGATGAGCCGTTGGCCGAAACGGAAGTGGACAAACTCAAGGGCCTGAACCTGGCCAGCCAGTTGCCGGGCCTGCCAGCGCTGGCGGCCGCCAGCCAGAAACTGGCCGACCTTGACCTGCTCGGCAGCCCGGGCTCTGCCAACCTGGCGCTGGGCCCGCAGCGCAGCCGCAGTGGCAAGAGCCTGCTGGCCAGCGACAGCCGCGCCGCCTGGGCCCTGAGCCCGGTGCAAATCCACACGGGCAAGTACCAGGTTGCCGGCCTGTCGTTGCCCGGCCTGCCGATCGTGCTGGCTGGCTACAACGGCAAGCTGGCCTGGAGCAGCAGCGCCGTGATGGCCGACAACCAGGACCTGTACCTGGAGCAACTGCGTCGGCAGGGCAGCCAGCTGACCTACCTCGCCGATGGCAAATGGCTGCCGGCCCGCGCCCGTAGCGAAACCTTCTTCGTCCGCGGCCAGCGCCCGCTGCGCGAGGTGATGTACGACACCCGCCACGGGACCCTGCTGGCCCAACCTGATAACGCCAGCCTGGGCCTGGCGCTGAACCTGCCACAGTTCAAGGGCGACCGCAGCCTGGATGCACTGTTTGACCTGACCCGTGCCAAGAACGTCGAGCGCGCCTTCGACAGCACCCGTGAAGTGACCGCCGCCGCCCTCAACTTCGTCTTCGCCGAGCCCGACCATATCGGCTGGCAGGTCAGCGGCCGTTACCCCAACCGCCGCGAAGGCCAGGGCCTGCTGCCCTCGCCGGGCTGGGACGGGCGCTATGACTGGGACGGCTATGCCGACCCAATGCTGCACCCCTACGACCAGGACCCACCCGCCGGCTGGATCGGCCACGCCAACCAGCGCAGCCTGCCACGTGGTTATGGGATGCAGTTGTCCAGCACCTGGTACTACCCGGAACGCGCTGAACGCCTGGCCCAGCTGGCCGGCAATGGCCGCCACGACAGCCGCAGCCTGATGGCCCTGCAGAACGACCAGGTGACCCTGCTGGCCGCCAAGCTCAAGCAGATGTTCGATGCCCCTGGCATGGCCCAGCCACTGAAACAGGCGATCGATACCCTGCCCGCCGCACAGCGCGACAAGGCCAAAGACGCGCTGGCCCGGCTGAAAGCTTTCGACGGCCGTCTGAGCCCGGTGTCGGCTGACGCAGCGCTGTACGAGCTGTTTCTCCAGGAAGTTGCACGGCAAACGTTCCTCGACGACCTCGGCCCGGAGTCCGGCCCGGCGTGGCAGGCGTTCGTCAGCAATGCCCGGTTGTCGTTCTCGGCGCAGGCCGATCACCTGCTGGGGCGCGACGACAGCCCGTTCTGGGATGACCGCAGCACCCCGCAGAAAGAAGACAAACCCACCATCCTCGCCCGCAGCCTGGCTGGCGCGGTGGATGCCGGCAACGCACAACTGGGTGCCGACCGCCGCGCCTGGCAGTGGGGCAAGCTGCACCAGTACCGCTGGCCGGCACCGGCCTACCATGGCCTGGGCGATGCCACCAGCCGTTCGCCGCTGGCCGCTGGCGGCGATTTCACGACCCTGGCCCTCACGCCGTACGCCTGGGGCAGCGACTTCGACACCCGTCTGCCCGCCTCGGCGCGGATGATCGTCGACTTCGGCCAGGCCGAACCTTTGCAGGTGCTGACCAGCAGCGGCCAGTCCGGCAACCCTGCCAGCGCGCACTACAGCGACGGGCTGGATGCCTGGTTCAAAGGGCGCTTCATGAGCCTGCCGCTACAGCCGCAGAACTTCGCC
- a CDS encoding aminotransferase-like domain-containing protein, producing MNPSSLHHLLKQRLDAGEWSPGQRMPSIRKLTAAVDFSYHDVVSAYAQLVSEGVLTASPGRGYFVANRSRQTSVIHEPECMAGDPLFRLLQGGQHYTKLGSGWLPPAWRDTELLAKAIRRTARLEQSSLAEYGDIQGYLPMRKQLCVHMKRLTRVEARPNQLLTTLGATQGLDLVARLLIKPGDHVFVDEPGNGNLIKLIQLAGGHVVGIRRTQDGPDVEEMRRYLAIHKVRAFFCNSTFHNPTGSNISPHNAFSVLRLAVEHEFYVVEDDVYGDFSPAVRQTFAELDNLDRVIYIGSFSKCLSASLRVGFIACSQDLIEPLTRLKLLTCVAVPAFCERFVNTILSDGTYARHMKDVQQRLIRQQVQTQRLLLERGWQFEIAPQGGMFLWVYHPDLPDLQPLVRKLEQHKILLMPGSAFAVTRDYRRYARINCTHFSDTLADHFNV from the coding sequence ATGAACCCCTCCAGCCTTCATCACCTGTTGAAACAGCGCCTGGATGCAGGCGAGTGGTCGCCAGGGCAACGCATGCCCTCCATTCGCAAACTCACGGCCGCTGTCGATTTCAGTTACCACGACGTGGTATCGGCGTATGCCCAGCTGGTCAGCGAAGGTGTGTTGACGGCCTCGCCCGGCCGCGGCTACTTCGTCGCCAACCGCAGCCGGCAGACGAGCGTGATCCACGAGCCCGAGTGCATGGCCGGCGATCCGCTGTTCCGGCTGCTGCAGGGCGGGCAGCACTACACCAAACTGGGCAGCGGCTGGCTGCCGCCGGCGTGGCGCGACACCGAGCTGCTGGCCAAGGCGATTCGTCGCACCGCGCGGCTGGAGCAAAGCTCGCTGGCAGAGTACGGCGACATCCAGGGTTACCTGCCCATGCGCAAACAGCTGTGCGTGCACATGAAACGGCTGACCCGTGTCGAAGCCCGCCCCAACCAGTTGCTGACCACCCTGGGCGCCACGCAAGGCCTGGACCTGGTAGCCCGGTTGCTGATCAAGCCAGGCGACCACGTGTTCGTCGACGAGCCGGGCAACGGCAACCTGATCAAGCTGATCCAGCTGGCGGGTGGGCACGTCGTCGGTATCCGGCGGACCCAGGACGGGCCGGATGTGGAGGAAATGCGGCGCTACCTGGCCATCCACAAGGTCAGAGCGTTCTTCTGCAACAGCACCTTCCACAACCCGACCGGCAGCAACATCAGCCCGCACAACGCCTTCAGCGTGCTACGCCTGGCGGTGGAGCACGAGTTCTACGTGGTCGAGGATGATGTGTATGGCGACTTCAGCCCTGCCGTGCGCCAGACCTTCGCCGAGCTGGACAACCTTGACCGGGTCATCTACATCGGCAGTTTTTCCAAATGCCTGTCCGCCTCGTTGCGCGTGGGCTTCATCGCCTGCTCGCAAGACCTGATAGAACCGCTGACCCGCCTGAAACTGCTGACCTGCGTGGCCGTGCCTGCGTTTTGCGAGCGCTTCGTCAACACCATATTGTCGGACGGCACCTATGCCCGGCACATGAAGGATGTACAGCAGCGCCTGATCCGGCAGCAAGTCCAGACCCAACGATTGTTGCTCGAGCGCGGCTGGCAGTTCGAGATCGCGCCGCAAGGGGGCATGTTCCTCTGGGTCTACCACCCGGACCTGCCCGACCTGCAACCTCTGGTGCGCAAACTGGAGCAGCACAAGATTCTGCTGATGCCTGGCTCTGCATTCGCGGTCACCCGTGACTACCGACGCTATGCGCGTATCAATTGCACGCATTTTTCCGACACGCTGGCAGACCACTTCAACGTTTGA
- a CDS encoding serine O-acetyltransferase has product MHTMDMQSAVIARLPLPDELASFKVVKNLVTSALLECCSIDEFEALKETLIIESVSEQAHADLQAFAQKDPAAGRDLVFIARTYTSYSAVLHYRLAHWVYCNTASTYGAGGQCLAAMISRRGKMLSGAEIHFRSRIGARFIIDHGMGTVIGETSTIGDDCYVLGGVTLGARGISDNPSSPRHPTLGNRVQIGAFASVLGAIHVGDGAFIGPGCIITKDVPAAARVQVKTSLQVVLEP; this is encoded by the coding sequence ATGCATACTATGGACATGCAATCTGCCGTCATTGCCAGGCTCCCTTTGCCTGACGAACTGGCGTCATTCAAAGTAGTCAAGAATCTTGTGACCTCGGCGTTATTGGAATGCTGTTCAATCGACGAGTTCGAAGCGCTGAAAGAAACACTGATTATTGAAAGTGTTTCCGAACAGGCCCATGCCGACTTGCAGGCCTTTGCCCAAAAAGATCCAGCGGCTGGCCGCGACCTGGTATTTATTGCAAGAACTTACACCTCTTATTCTGCGGTTTTGCACTATCGGCTTGCCCACTGGGTCTACTGCAATACGGCTTCTACCTACGGTGCTGGCGGCCAGTGCCTGGCCGCCATGATCTCCAGGCGCGGAAAAATGCTCTCGGGGGCGGAGATTCATTTCCGCAGCCGTATCGGTGCGCGCTTCATCATCGATCACGGCATGGGCACCGTCATTGGTGAAACATCGACCATTGGTGACGATTGCTACGTGCTGGGCGGCGTCACCCTGGGCGCCCGGGGTATCAGTGACAACCCTTCGAGCCCCAGGCACCCGACCTTGGGCAACCGGGTACAGATCGGCGCGTTCGCCAGTGTGCTGGGTGCTATCCACGTCGGCGACGGCGCCTTCATCGGGCCGGGCTGCATCATTACCAAAGACGTCCCTGCCGCTGCCCGTGTGCAGGTAAAAACATCACTGCAGGTGGTATTGGAACCATGA
- a CDS encoding alanyl-tRNA editing protein translates to MNSLNYEVLRNTEKLYYKDQYLAGANTQVTRVHSDGIELQSTVAYPEGGGQEADVGTIELPIGTVRFVWVKKLYGSPIRLEGFKGGKLGGIIIHSLHPDDLHLLDEVTVGMPARVTIDIDRRERLTLSHSASHFLYAAAISLREELKQWTIGCHIKEDSARFDFLVEDAFTAEDVVEIERRANELIACDAPIEHYAVQGLEDARLWTYNGIEIPCGGTHLESPRRIGRVSVRRKRLGKGKERLICVFPDAEIDVSTYHEPAL, encoded by the coding sequence ATGAATTCCCTGAATTATGAAGTGTTGCGCAATACCGAGAAACTTTATTACAAGGACCAATACCTGGCGGGTGCGAATACTCAAGTAACGCGGGTACACAGTGACGGTATCGAATTGCAGAGTACCGTGGCCTATCCCGAAGGTGGCGGCCAGGAAGCTGACGTCGGCACGATTGAACTACCGATAGGCACTGTGCGCTTTGTCTGGGTTAAAAAACTCTACGGTAGCCCTATTCGCCTGGAAGGTTTCAAAGGCGGAAAACTGGGCGGCATCATTATTCACAGCCTGCACCCTGATGACTTGCACCTGCTGGATGAAGTCACCGTTGGCATGCCGGCCCGCGTCACTATAGATATTGACCGACGCGAACGGTTGACGCTGTCTCACAGTGCCAGTCACTTCCTGTATGCCGCCGCCATCAGCCTGCGTGAAGAACTGAAACAGTGGACCATCGGCTGCCATATCAAGGAAGACTCGGCGCGTTTCGACTTTCTGGTCGAAGACGCATTCACTGCCGAAGACGTGGTGGAGATAGAACGGCGCGCAAATGAGCTGATCGCCTGCGATGCGCCCATCGAACACTACGCGGTGCAGGGCCTGGAAGACGCGCGCCTGTGGACCTACAACGGCATCGAAATCCCGTGTGGTGGCACACACCTTGAGTCGCCTCGGCGGATCGGGCGCGTGTCCGTGCGCCGCAAACGCCTGGGCAAAGGCAAAGAGCGGCTGATCTGCGTGTTCCCGGATGCCGAAATCGATGTTTCCACCTATCACGAGCCTGCGCTATGA